The following proteins are co-located in the Vigna unguiculata cultivar IT97K-499-35 chromosome 9, ASM411807v1, whole genome shotgun sequence genome:
- the LOC114195946 gene encoding phospho-2-dehydro-3-deoxyheptonate aldolase 1, chloroplastic-like: protein MATAASNSLLQTKSILPTHPLLPSSTTQCYSVLGPKPRPIQSVHAADNPVNVVTDGKQQQPRHDAKWAVDSWKSKKALQLPEYPNQEKLQAVLKSLETFPPIVFAGEARNLEERLADAAVGKAFLLQGGDCAESFKEFNANNIRDTFRILLQMSVVMMFGGQMPVIKVGRMAGQFAKPRSEQLEEKNGVKLPSYRGDNVNGDAFEEKARIPDPERMIRAYSQSAATLNLLRAFATGGYAAMQRVGQWNLDFTEHSEQGDRYLDFAHRVDEALGFMAAAGLTVEHPVMKTTEFWTSHECLLLPYEQSLTRLDSTSGLYYDCSAHMLWVGERTRQLDGAHVEFLRGVANPLGIKVSDKMDPNELVRLISILNPQNKAGRITVITRMGAENMRVKLPHLIRAVRRAGHTVTWVSDPMHGNTIKAPCGLKTRPFDAIRAEVKAFLDVHEQEGSQPGGVHLEMTGQNVTECIGGSRTVTFNDLGSRYHTHCDPRLNASQSLELAFIISERLRKRRIATNFSL, encoded by the exons ATGGCCACCGCCGCTTCCAACTCTCTCCTTCAAACCAAATCCATTCTTCCAACCCACCCTCTCTTGCCTTCCTCCACCACCCAATGCTACTCCGTTCTCGGGCCCAAGCCCAGGCCCATCCAATCCGTTCACGCAGCCGACAACCCAGTCAATGTAGTAACCGACGGCAAACAGCAGCAACCGAGGCATGACGCCAAGTGGGCCGTGGACAGCTGGAAGTCCAAAAAGGCCCTCCAGCTCCCGGAATACCCGAACCAAGAGAAGCTCCAGGCGGTGCTCAAGAGTCTCGAAACGTTCCCTCCCATCGTCTTCGCCGGAGAGGCTCGCAACCTGGAGGAGCGCCTCGCCGACGCCGCCGTCGGGAAAGCGTTCCTCCTCCAGGGCGGAGACTGCGCCGAGAGCTTCAAGGAGTTTAATGCCAACAACATCCGCGACACCTTCAGAATCCTCCTCCAGATGAGTGTGGTTATGATGTTCGGGGGCCAGATGCCCGTTATCAAG GTGGGACGAATGGCGGGTCAGTTCGCGAAACCGAGATCGGAGCAGTTAGAGGAGAAAAACGGGGTGAAACTTCCTAGTTACAGAGGTGATAACGTGAACGGAGATGCGTTTGAAGAGAAAGCTAGAATTCCGGATCCTGAAAGGATGATCAGAGCGTATAGTCAATCCGCTGCCACTCTGAATCTTCTGAGGGCCTTCGCAACTGGAGGCTACGCCGCTATGCAAAGGGTTGGTCAATGGAATTTGGACTTCACAGAGCACAGCGAACAAGGAGACAG GTACCTAGACTTTGCACACCGAGTCGATGAGGCCCTTGGTTTCATGGCTGCTGCAGGCCTCACGGTGGAACATCCTGTAATGAAAACAACTGAGTTCTGGACTTCACATGAATGTCTGTTATTGCCATATGAACAATCACTTACAAGGTTGGATTCAACTTCTGGTCTCTACTATGACTGCTCCGCGCATATGCTTTGGGTTGGGGAACGGACCAGGCAACTCGATGGTGCTCATGTTGAGTTTCTAAGAGGAGTTGCCAATCCTCTCGGAATCAAG GTAAGTGATAAGATGGATCCAAATGAGCTTGTTAGATTGATCAGCATCTTGAACCCCCAGAACAAAGCCGGGAGAATAACTGTGATCACGAGGATGGGAGCTGAAAATATGAGGGTCAAGCTTCCACATCTGATCAGAGCAGTACGCAGAGCTGGACATACTGTAACTTGGGTCAGCGATCCTATGCATGGAAACACCATAAAGGCTCCGTGTGGACTCAAAACTCGCCCCTTTGATGCCATCAGG GCGGAGGTGAAAGCATTCTTGGACGTGCATGAACAGGAAGGAAGCCAACCAGGTGGGGTTCATCTAGAGATGACGGGTCAGAATGTGACTGAGTGCATTGGTGGGTCGAGAACTGTTACCTTCAATGATCTGGGCTCACGTTACCACACACACTGTGATCCCAGGCTTAATGCTTCGCAATCTCTTGAGCTTGCTTTCATAATTTCTGAACGCCTCCGAAAGCGTAGGATCGCCACTAACTTTTCTCTGTAG